AAAAGCTTACGCGTGCCAATCTGCGTTTTGTGGTTTCTGTGGCCAAGCAGTATCAGCACCAGGGGCTCAGTCTTCCCGATCTGATCAATGAAGGCAACCTGGGGCTGATCAAGGCAGCCAAAAAATTTGATGAGACCAAGGGTTTTAAGTTCATCTCCTATGCGGTTTGGTGGATCCGTCAGTCAATTCTTCAGGCACTTGCCGAACAATCGAGAATTGTACGTTTGCCGTTGAACCAGGTCGGCACGCTGAATAAGATCAACAAAGAGTACGCAAGGTTTGAACAGAATAATGAAAGGGCACCTTCAGAGGAAGAATTGGGCGATAGCCTGGATATGCCCGGTGAAAAGGTGGCCGAAACGATGAAGGTCAGCGGCAAGCAGATGTCTATGGAAGCACCTTTTGGTGATGACGAGGACAATTGTCTTCTTGATGTCATGCCCAATGAAAATGCACCCAATTCCGACAATCCGCTGATCAGGGAGTCACTCAACAATGAGGTGGAAAGAACCCTTTCTACGTTAACGGCAAGAGAAAAGGCCATCGTTAAACACTTTTTCGGTATTGGCGTTTCCGATATGACCCTGGAGGAGATCGGCGATAAATTTGGTTTGACCCGTGAGCGGGTACGCCAGATCAAGGAGAAAGCCATCAGAAAGCTTAGGCATCGCTCAAGATGTAAATTGCTGAAGGCCTATTTAGGTTAGCGGTTCAGCATAATGGTTTGGTTAATTGGAAAAATCCCGGTAGAAATGCCGGGATTTTTTTACGGTAAGTAACCCCGGGCAGCGCCCGGGGAGCAGGCACCAGAACTTAAAGCGCTCCAACTGTCGTCCCATCAAAAGGCACTATACCCGCATGGAGCGCAACCAATAACCGGTATAAAAAACCACATAAGAAATTCTGTAGCTATATACTACTGCCTAACCTAATTCTATTGAAAACACTACTACCTTTTGATTTGGCTTACCATGGGCCTGCTCTTTCACTGCCATCTCCAACCCGTCCGACCGGGGCAGAACAAGGACATGTTTTCAGATGCTTCATATTTTGTTGCTTTTATTTGTTTTAGCCTTTATACCCGGGAACCGGTCAGACGGGGTGCCTTTGCAAAAGCCCGCAGCAATAGCCTAAAGTCAGTTGATAAAAGAGGAAACGGCAATTGCCGAAGTGTCATCAGGAACGTCACAAACCTCCTTTTTCGCTATAAATCATTGTCCTGATAAAAGTCATTGCAATATCTTCGTTGTTTAATGATCTTCATTCCTTTGAAATTTAAAGGAATTTTTAATGTATCCCATTACAGAACATCCCATTCTGGATATAGACCAAAGAGAAACCACTGATTTTTCTTTCGAGGGGCATTCCGTAAGCTGTGAAAGAGGGCTGACCATTGCAGCGGCTCTGCATCAAGCCGGATTCCCAGTGCACTCACACAGTCTGGAGGGAAGAAGCCGTAGTCTGGAGTGCGGTATAGGAAAATGTGGCGCATGCGAGATGATCGTCGACGGTGAGGTTCGGAGGGCTTGCATTACCCGGGTGGATCATGTAGAAGAGGTTCATGAGATTCCTGCTGATTATGAGCCCCGCCGGACAAAGGTGCCTGCCGACCAGCCTCAGAATGTGTATAAAACGGATGTAGCTATTGTAGGAGCCGGACCGGCAGGACTGGCAGCACGGGAAGTGCTCAATGAGCATCGAATAGATAACCTGGTTATCGATAACAACGAACAGGTGGGCGGTCAGTTTCTCATGCAAACCCATCAGTTCTTTTTCTTTGAGAGAGAAAGGAAATATGGTGGGATGAGGGGATTTGAACTGGCCCGAGAGCTTGCCGGCGACGATCATACCGGTATTTTTCTTAATTCAACGGTGTGGGATATTCTAGAGGGCAAACGGCTTGCCGTTAAAAATATCAGAACCGGCGAAATCTGTTTTGTAGAGGCCGGTCACCTGATTATTGCCACAGGTGCGGTTCCTTTTATGCCGCCTTTTGAAAATGATGATATTCCGGGAGTGTACACCGCTGCTGTGGTTCAAAAGATGATGAACATCGAACGGACCCTTCTGGGAAAGAATGTTCTGACTGTAGGAGCCGGAAATATTGGTTACCTTACATCTTACCAGTTGATACAGGCTGGCGCCAATGTAAAGGCCATTCTGGAGGCCCTCCCCGCAGAAGGTGGCTTTCCGGTACAGGCCAGCCGGGTGCGCCGTCTGGGTATACCCATTATCACTTCTTATCAGTTGCTGAAGGCCATTCCCAATGAGAACCATGATGGCATCGCCGGAGCCGTGGTGGCGGAATCGAAGCATTTTGAACCCGTACCGGGTACTGAAAAGGTAATGGAAGACATCGATGCCATCAATATATGTACGGGTTTGGTTCC
Above is a window of Bacteroidales bacterium DNA encoding:
- a CDS encoding sigma-70 family RNA polymerase sigma factor yields the protein MRQLKITKSITNRESASVDKYLQEIGREELLTVDEEVQLAQRIRKGDQAALEKLTRANLRFVVSVAKQYQHQGLSLPDLINEGNLGLIKAAKKFDETKGFKFISYAVWWIRQSILQALAEQSRIVRLPLNQVGTLNKINKEYARFEQNNERAPSEEELGDSLDMPGEKVAETMKVSGKQMSMEAPFGDDEDNCLLDVMPNENAPNSDNPLIRESLNNEVERTLSTLTAREKAIVKHFFGIGVSDMTLEEIGDKFGLTRERVRQIKEKAIRKLRHRSRCKLLKAYLG